From Panthera uncia isolate 11264 chromosome E1, Puncia_PCG_1.0, whole genome shotgun sequence, one genomic window encodes:
- the LOC125927053 gene encoding uncharacterized protein LOC125927053 isoform X4, which yields MNILVTYHPADKDYGFMKVDEPSTPYHRLQDSDEDLPGASSPSVTPEVLAKRLAKMDNLYPKVLQYGDTRSLGAPDHFSKTHSSDFVNRRKTHYDEGKAFETQQSFSFDDNKHNNKGGRANTGSDSRGMMLDPEPRPVERGWTGGLARGVNDEIGLVTRNHIREAKGGHKTQVDLDDSADSPAFRNQCRASATVRSGQESGLQQRKEYYIKGRYLRSSPHPELEEDTEDEREEQDSSANLSWVMENPISTEVRLLGHPGSPIQDHKATKDRLKVTVTKSQPGTVLSSKDNGSRSESGWCQCLAPKGLTWQRPESLERQPGSHRKSPNQNQSRHETLRLQWTQEGEAKQWKT from the exons ATGAATATCCTAGTCACCTACCACCCTGCTGACAAGGACTATGGATTTATGAAGGTGGATGAACCCAGCACTCCCTACCACAG GCTGCAGGACAGTGATGAGGACCTGCCTGGGGCATCCTCTCCCTCGGTGACTCCGGAGGTGCTGGCCAAGAG GTTGGCAAAAATGGACAATCTCTATCCCAAGGTCCTCCAGTATGGTGATACCAGAAGTTTGGGAGCTCCGGACCACTTTTCCAAGACAC ACTCCAGTGACTTCGTAAACCGCCGAAAGACACATTACGATGAAGGAAAGGCCTTCGAGACTCAGCAAAGTTTTTCCTTCGACGATAATAAGCACAACAACAAAGGAGGCCGTGCCAATACAGGCAGTGACAGTCGGGGCATGATGCTGGACCCAGAGCCCAGGCCTGTGGAGAGAGGCTGGACAGGAGGACTGGCCAGAGGAGTCAACGATGAGATTGGCCTGGTCACCAGGAACCACATCCGAGAAGCCAAGG GTGGCCATAAGACCCAGGTGGACCTGGACGATTCGGCAGATTCCCCTGCCTTCAGAAATCAGTGCCGAGCTTCAGCCACCGTCAGGTCAGGCCAGGAAAGTGGTCTGCAACAACGAAAGGAGTATTACATCAAAGGAAGATACCTGaggagctccccccaccccgagctcGAGGAGGACACAGAAGATGAGCGTGAGGAGCAGGACA GCTCTGCAAACTTGAGCTGGGTGATGGAGAATCCCATAAGCACTGAGGTCCGTctgctgggccacccaggaagCCCCATTCAGGATCACAAGGCCACCAAGGACCGCCTGAAAGTGACAGTGACAAAATCGCAACCTG gtACCGTCCTGTCCTCCAAAGACAATGGGTCCAGATCAGAGTCAGGCTGGTGTCAGTGCCTGGCACCCAAGGGGCTCACCTGGCAAAGGCCAGAAAGCTTGGAGAGGCAGCCTGGCAGCCACCGGAAGtccccaaaccaaaaccaaagcagAC ATGAAACCCTGCGTCTTCAATGGACACAAGAGGGGGAAGCCAAACAATGGAAAACGTAG
- the LOC125927053 gene encoding uncharacterized protein LOC125927053 isoform X3, whose amino-acid sequence MQKSPIAEKNKSQRWDEMNILVTYHPADKDYGFMKVDEPSTPYHRLQDSDEDLPGASSPSVTPEVLAKRLAKMDNLYPKVLQYGDTRSLGAPDHFSKTHSSDFVNRRKTHYDEGKAFETQQSFSFDDNKHNNKGGRANTGSDSRGMMLDPEPRPVERGWTGGLARGVNDEIGLVTRNHIREAKGGHKTQVDLDDSADSPAFRNQCRASATVRSGQESGLQQRKEYYIKGRYLRSSPHPELEEDTEDEREEQDSSANLSWVMENPISTEVRLLGHPGSPIQDHKATKDRLKVTVTKSQPGTVLSSKDNGSRSESGWCQCLAPKGLTWQRPESLERQPGSHRKSPNQNQSRHETLRLQWTQEGEAKQWKT is encoded by the exons ATGCAGAAATCCCCCATTGCGGAGAA GAACAAGTCTCAGCGGTGGGACGAAATGAATATCCTAGTCACCTACCACCCTGCTGACAAGGACTATGGATTTATGAAGGTGGATGAACCCAGCACTCCCTACCACAG GCTGCAGGACAGTGATGAGGACCTGCCTGGGGCATCCTCTCCCTCGGTGACTCCGGAGGTGCTGGCCAAGAG GTTGGCAAAAATGGACAATCTCTATCCCAAGGTCCTCCAGTATGGTGATACCAGAAGTTTGGGAGCTCCGGACCACTTTTCCAAGACAC ACTCCAGTGACTTCGTAAACCGCCGAAAGACACATTACGATGAAGGAAAGGCCTTCGAGACTCAGCAAAGTTTTTCCTTCGACGATAATAAGCACAACAACAAAGGAGGCCGTGCCAATACAGGCAGTGACAGTCGGGGCATGATGCTGGACCCAGAGCCCAGGCCTGTGGAGAGAGGCTGGACAGGAGGACTGGCCAGAGGAGTCAACGATGAGATTGGCCTGGTCACCAGGAACCACATCCGAGAAGCCAAGG GTGGCCATAAGACCCAGGTGGACCTGGACGATTCGGCAGATTCCCCTGCCTTCAGAAATCAGTGCCGAGCTTCAGCCACCGTCAGGTCAGGCCAGGAAAGTGGTCTGCAACAACGAAAGGAGTATTACATCAAAGGAAGATACCTGaggagctccccccaccccgagctcGAGGAGGACACAGAAGATGAGCGTGAGGAGCAGGACA GCTCTGCAAACTTGAGCTGGGTGATGGAGAATCCCATAAGCACTGAGGTCCGTctgctgggccacccaggaagCCCCATTCAGGATCACAAGGCCACCAAGGACCGCCTGAAAGTGACAGTGACAAAATCGCAACCTG gtACCGTCCTGTCCTCCAAAGACAATGGGTCCAGATCAGAGTCAGGCTGGTGTCAGTGCCTGGCACCCAAGGGGCTCACCTGGCAAAGGCCAGAAAGCTTGGAGAGGCAGCCTGGCAGCCACCGGAAGtccccaaaccaaaaccaaagcagAC ATGAAACCCTGCGTCTTCAATGGACACAAGAGGGGGAAGCCAAACAATGGAAAACGTAG
- the ACAP1 gene encoding arf-GAP with coiled-coil, ANK repeat and PH domain-containing protein 1 isoform X1: MTVKLDFEECLKDSPRFRASIELVEAEVSELETRLEKLLKLGNGLLESGRHYLAAGRTFIAGICDLARLGPPEPMMAECLDKFTESLSHKLDSHAELLDATQHTLQQQIQTLVKEGLRAFREARRDFWKGAESLEAALIHNAEVPRRRAQEAEEAGAALKTARAGYRGRALDYALQINVIEDKRKFDIMEFVLRLVEAQATHFQQGHEELGRLAQYRRDLGAQLHQLVLNSARERRDMEQRHVLLKQKELGGEEPEPSLKEGPGGLVMEGHLFKRASNAFKTWSRRWFTIQSNQLVYQKKYKDPVTVVVDDLRLCTVKLCPDSERRFCFEVVSPSKSCFLQADSERLLQLWVNAVQSSIATAFSQARLDDGPWGPGQGSGPLAVGSSATLGCGGTARGRESGGAGHVAAQVQSVDGNAQCCDCREPAPEWASINLGVTLCIQCSGIHRSLGVHFSKVRSLTLDSWEPELVKLMCELGNVVINRIYEARVEAMAVKKPGPSCSRQEKEAWIHAKYVEKKFLTKLPEIRGRRGGRGPPRGQPPVPPKPSVRPQPGSFRSRPAEPPSDDLGALHPGALLFRAAGHPPSLPTMADALAHGADVNWVNGGQENATPLIQATAANSLLACEFLLQNGANVNQTDNHGRGPLHHATILGHTGLACLFLKRGADLGALDSEGKDPLTIAMETANADIVTLLRLAKMREAEAAQGQAGDETYLDIFRDFSLMASDDPEKLSRRSHDLHTL; the protein is encoded by the exons ATGACGGTCAAGCTGGATTTCGAGGAGTGTCTCAAAGACTCACCCCGCTTCCG AGCCTCTATCGAGCTGGTGGAAGCCGAGGTGTCAGAACTGGAGACCCGGCTGGAAAAG CTCCTCAAGCTGGGTAACGGCCTCCTGGAAAGTGGCCGCCATTACCTTGCGGCCGGCCGCACCTTCATTGCTGGCATTTGTGACCTGGCCCGTCTGGGTCCTCCCGAGCCCATGATGGCG GAGTGTCTGGACAAATTCACCGAGAGCCTCAGCCACAAGCTGGACAGCCATGCG GAGCTGTTGGACGCTACCCAGCACACCCTGCAGCAGCAAATCCAAACCCTGGTCAAGGA GGGTCTCCGGGCTTTCCGAGAGGCTCGCCGGGATTTCTGGAAGggggctgagagcctggaggctgctctcATCCACAATGCCGAGGTCCCCCGGCGCCGGGCCCAGGAGGCCGAAGAGGCCGGAGCCGCTTTGAAGACTGCGCGGGCCGGGTACCGGGGACGAGCACTGGACTACGCCCTGCAG ATCAACGTGATCGAGGACAAGAGGAAGTTTGACATCATGGAGTTT GTGCTGCGTCTGGTGGAGGCCCAGGCTACCCATTTCCAGCAGGGCCACGAGGAGCTGGGCAGGCTGGCCCAGTATCGCAGGGACCTGGGTGCCCAG TTGCACCAGCTGGTCCTGAATTCGGCTCGCGAGAGGAGGGACATGGAACAGAGGCACGTGCTGCTGAAGCAGAAG GAGCTGGGCGGGGAGGAGCCAGAACCCAGCCTAAAGGAGGGGCCTGGCGGCCTGGTCATGGAAGGACACCTCTTCAAACGGGCCAGCAACGCATTTAAGACGTGGAGCAG ACGCTGGTTCACTATTCAGAGCAACCAACTGGTTTATCAGAAGAAGTACAAG GACCCTGTGACTGTGGTGGTTGACGACCTTCGTCTCTGCACCGTGAAGCTCTGCCCTGACTCGGAAAGGCGGTTTTGCTTTGAGGTGGTGTCCCCGAGCAA gTCCTGCTTCCTGCAGGCCGACTCGGAGCGCCTCCTGCAGCTGTGGGTCAACGCCGTGCAGAGCAGTATAGCCACGGCCTTCAGCCAGGCCCGCCTCGACGACGGCCCCTGGGGGCCAGGCCAG GGCTCAGGACCCCTGGCCGTGGGCTCCTCCGCCACGCTGGGCTGTGGAGGAACCGCCAGGGGACGGGAATCTGGCGGTGCTGGGCACGTGGCAGCCCAGGTGCAGAGCGTGGACGGCAACGCCCAGTGCTGTGACTGCCGAGAGCCAGCCCCCGAGTGGGCCAGCATCAACCTTGGTGTCACCCTCTGCATCCAGTGCTCCGGCATCCACAG GAGCCTTGGAGTTCATTTCTCCAAAGTCCGGTCCCTGACCCTTGACTCGTGGGAACCAGAGCTGGTGAAG CTCATGTGCGAGCTGGGGAACGTGGTCATCAACCGGATCTATGAGGCCCGGGTGGAGGCCATGGCCGTGAAGAAACCCGGGCCCAGCTGCTCCCG GCAGGAGAAGGAGGCCTGGATTCATGCCAAATACGTGGAAAAGAAGTTCCTGACCAAGCTTCCGGAGATTCGAGGGCGGAGAGGTGGCCGGGGGCCCCCCAGGGGGCAGCCTCCCGTGCCCCCAAAGCCTTCCGTCCGGCCCCAGCCCGGGAGCTTCAGATCCAGGCCAG CAGAGCCCCCCTCTGATGACCTGGGCGCCCTCCACCCTGGGGCCCTGCTGTTTCGAGCTGCTGGgcatcctccctccctgcccaccatGGCTGATGCCCTTGCCCACGGAGCTGACGTCAACTGGGTCAACGGGGGTCAGGAGAATGCCACTCCGCTGATCCAGGCCACGGCTGCT AATTCTCTTCTGGCCTGTGAGTTTCTCCTCCAGAACGGGGCGAACGTGAACCAAACGGACAACCACGGCCGGGGGCCGCTTCACCATGCGACCATTCTCGGCCACACGGG GCTGGCCTGCCTGTTCCTGAAACGGGGGGCCGACCTGGGAGCCCTGGACTCAGAAGGCAAGGACCCGCTGACCATCGCCATGGAAACAGCCAACGCTGACATCGTCACCCT GCTACGATTGGCAAAGATGAGGGAGGCCGAAGCGGCTCAGGGCCAGGCAG gagaCGAGACGTATCTGGACATCTTCCGCGACTTCTCCCTCATGGCGTCGGACGACCCGGAGAAGCTGAGCCGGCGTAGCCACGACCTCCACACTCTTTGA
- the ACAP1 gene encoding arf-GAP with coiled-coil, ANK repeat and PH domain-containing protein 1 isoform X2 translates to MTVKLDFEECLKDSPRFRASIELVEAEVSELETRLEKLLKLGNGLLESGRHYLAAGRTFIAGICDLARLGPPEPMMAECLDKFTESLSHKLDSHAELLDATQHTLQQQIQTLVKEGLRAFREARRDFWKGAESLEAALIHNAEVPRRRAQEAEEAGAALKTARAGYRGRALDYALQINVIEDKRKFDIMEFVLRLVEAQATHFQQGHEELGRLAQYRRDLGAQLHQLVLNSARERRDMEQRHVLLKQKELGGEEPEPSLKEGPGGLVMEGHLFKRASNAFKTWSRRWFTIQSNQLVYQKKYKDPVTVVVDDLRLCTVKLCPDSERRFCFEVVSPSKSCFLQADSERLLQLWVNAVQSSIATAFSQARLDDGPWGPGQGSGPLAVGSSATLGCGGTARGRESGGAGHVAAQVQSVDGNAQCCDCREPAPEWASINLGVTLCIQCSGIHRSLGVHFSKVRSLTLDSWEPELVKLMCELGNVVINRIYEARVEAMAVKKPGPSCSRQEKEAWIHAKYVEKKFLTKLPEIRGRRGGRGPPRGQPPVPPKPSVRPQPGSFRSRPEPPSDDLGALHPGALLFRAAGHPPSLPTMADALAHGADVNWVNGGQENATPLIQATAANSLLACEFLLQNGANVNQTDNHGRGPLHHATILGHTGLACLFLKRGADLGALDSEGKDPLTIAMETANADIVTLLRLAKMREAEAAQGQAGDETYLDIFRDFSLMASDDPEKLSRRSHDLHTL, encoded by the exons ATGACGGTCAAGCTGGATTTCGAGGAGTGTCTCAAAGACTCACCCCGCTTCCG AGCCTCTATCGAGCTGGTGGAAGCCGAGGTGTCAGAACTGGAGACCCGGCTGGAAAAG CTCCTCAAGCTGGGTAACGGCCTCCTGGAAAGTGGCCGCCATTACCTTGCGGCCGGCCGCACCTTCATTGCTGGCATTTGTGACCTGGCCCGTCTGGGTCCTCCCGAGCCCATGATGGCG GAGTGTCTGGACAAATTCACCGAGAGCCTCAGCCACAAGCTGGACAGCCATGCG GAGCTGTTGGACGCTACCCAGCACACCCTGCAGCAGCAAATCCAAACCCTGGTCAAGGA GGGTCTCCGGGCTTTCCGAGAGGCTCGCCGGGATTTCTGGAAGggggctgagagcctggaggctgctctcATCCACAATGCCGAGGTCCCCCGGCGCCGGGCCCAGGAGGCCGAAGAGGCCGGAGCCGCTTTGAAGACTGCGCGGGCCGGGTACCGGGGACGAGCACTGGACTACGCCCTGCAG ATCAACGTGATCGAGGACAAGAGGAAGTTTGACATCATGGAGTTT GTGCTGCGTCTGGTGGAGGCCCAGGCTACCCATTTCCAGCAGGGCCACGAGGAGCTGGGCAGGCTGGCCCAGTATCGCAGGGACCTGGGTGCCCAG TTGCACCAGCTGGTCCTGAATTCGGCTCGCGAGAGGAGGGACATGGAACAGAGGCACGTGCTGCTGAAGCAGAAG GAGCTGGGCGGGGAGGAGCCAGAACCCAGCCTAAAGGAGGGGCCTGGCGGCCTGGTCATGGAAGGACACCTCTTCAAACGGGCCAGCAACGCATTTAAGACGTGGAGCAG ACGCTGGTTCACTATTCAGAGCAACCAACTGGTTTATCAGAAGAAGTACAAG GACCCTGTGACTGTGGTGGTTGACGACCTTCGTCTCTGCACCGTGAAGCTCTGCCCTGACTCGGAAAGGCGGTTTTGCTTTGAGGTGGTGTCCCCGAGCAA gTCCTGCTTCCTGCAGGCCGACTCGGAGCGCCTCCTGCAGCTGTGGGTCAACGCCGTGCAGAGCAGTATAGCCACGGCCTTCAGCCAGGCCCGCCTCGACGACGGCCCCTGGGGGCCAGGCCAG GGCTCAGGACCCCTGGCCGTGGGCTCCTCCGCCACGCTGGGCTGTGGAGGAACCGCCAGGGGACGGGAATCTGGCGGTGCTGGGCACGTGGCAGCCCAGGTGCAGAGCGTGGACGGCAACGCCCAGTGCTGTGACTGCCGAGAGCCAGCCCCCGAGTGGGCCAGCATCAACCTTGGTGTCACCCTCTGCATCCAGTGCTCCGGCATCCACAG GAGCCTTGGAGTTCATTTCTCCAAAGTCCGGTCCCTGACCCTTGACTCGTGGGAACCAGAGCTGGTGAAG CTCATGTGCGAGCTGGGGAACGTGGTCATCAACCGGATCTATGAGGCCCGGGTGGAGGCCATGGCCGTGAAGAAACCCGGGCCCAGCTGCTCCCG GCAGGAGAAGGAGGCCTGGATTCATGCCAAATACGTGGAAAAGAAGTTCCTGACCAAGCTTCCGGAGATTCGAGGGCGGAGAGGTGGCCGGGGGCCCCCCAGGGGGCAGCCTCCCGTGCCCCCAAAGCCTTCCGTCCGGCCCCAGCCCGGGAGCTTCAGATCCAGGCCAG AGCCCCCCTCTGATGACCTGGGCGCCCTCCACCCTGGGGCCCTGCTGTTTCGAGCTGCTGGgcatcctccctccctgcccaccatGGCTGATGCCCTTGCCCACGGAGCTGACGTCAACTGGGTCAACGGGGGTCAGGAGAATGCCACTCCGCTGATCCAGGCCACGGCTGCT AATTCTCTTCTGGCCTGTGAGTTTCTCCTCCAGAACGGGGCGAACGTGAACCAAACGGACAACCACGGCCGGGGGCCGCTTCACCATGCGACCATTCTCGGCCACACGGG GCTGGCCTGCCTGTTCCTGAAACGGGGGGCCGACCTGGGAGCCCTGGACTCAGAAGGCAAGGACCCGCTGACCATCGCCATGGAAACAGCCAACGCTGACATCGTCACCCT GCTACGATTGGCAAAGATGAGGGAGGCCGAAGCGGCTCAGGGCCAGGCAG gagaCGAGACGTATCTGGACATCTTCCGCGACTTCTCCCTCATGGCGTCGGACGACCCGGAGAAGCTGAGCCGGCGTAGCCACGACCTCCACACTCTTTGA